The segment CTGCGGCGCCAGGGCGGAAACGGCCCGGTCATCATCGGCGCAGATTTCGCGCTGCCCATGCTCCAACGGGGTAGACAACGTGCCGCCGGTCCAGGAACGGCGTTCGTCGCCGCAGACGCCACGCGCCTGCCCTTTGCGAAGGACCAATTCGACCTCGTGACGGTCTCCTTCGCGTCACGGAACCTGAACACCGGGCGGGAAGCGTTCAGGGCCGCCTGGAGTGAGATGGCCCGCGTGCTAAAGCCCGGCGGGGCGCTGGTGATTGTGGAGACCAGCCAGCCACCGAACCGGTTTGTGCGATGGGCCTATCACACCTTCGTGCGTCTCACAGTTCCCGCTCTCGGTCGGCTTATTTCCGGTTCGCGTGAGGCGTATGCGTATCTCGCCCACACGATTCCCCGGTTTCTCGGCGCCGATGAGTTCGCTGCAGTGCTGGGGGATTGCGGATTCTCAGACGTCACTTTCCACCGTATGACCTTTGGTGCGGTGGCCGTCCTCGTTGCGGTCAAGTAAGCCCCGGGCCACTGGGCGGAACCTCAGGAGTTGATGGCGCGTGTCGGACCAGACTGGACGTGTGGACAAAGTTCGCGTCGTGATGGTCGGTGCCGGGAGCATGGCCAATGCGGTGCACTACCCGTCACTGTCATCCTTCGAGGACGTTGAGATTGCCGCTGTATGCGACCTGAACCCGGAGCGGCTGGAGCAGACGGCGGAGAAGTGGGGCATCGCCGGGCGCTACCAGGACTATCGGAAGATGGTAGAGGAAGTCGCTCCTGACGCTGTTTACGCCATCGGACAGCCCGAGTACATGTTCGAAGTGTGGACGTGGTGCCTGCGGCAGGGGCTGAACCTGTACATCGAAAAGCCCATGGGGATCACGATCCACCAGGCGCGGGCCCTGGCGACGCTGGCCGAGCAGAATGGCTGCATCACCCAGGTGAGCTTCCAGCGCCGGACCTGCCCCATGGTAGTGCAGCTGCGCGACGAGTGCCTGAAGCGCGGCCCCATCACCCACGCGGTCTGCGAGTTCTACAAATGCGCGCCGGACCCGTATCTTGCGGCGAGGGATCACATGATGGATGACGGCGTCCATGCGATCGACACGCTGCGCTGGATGTGCGGCGGTGAGGTGACCGGCGTCCAGTCCGTCACCCGCCGGGTACTCACCCCGGACATCAACTTCATCGTCGCCACGCTCCGGTTTGACAATGGTGCGACCGGTGTGATGATCAACAGCTGGACCAGCGGCCGACGGATTTTCCGCGTCCAGATGCATGCCCCGGGCATCTGCGCTGAGGCGGAGCATGAGGGCAAGGGGTTCTTGTATGCGGACGGTGACACCACCGGCGTCACCTACGATACCCGCGAGGTATCGGGGAGCGATGAGTTGTTTGTCTATGGAGGCTTCCAGGCGAAGAACCGGGAGTTCATTGACTGCCTCAAAGAAAAACGCCAGCCGGGTTCGCACTTCGCCGATGCCGTGAAGACCATGGAAGTGGCCGAGATGATCCTGGCGCAAACGCTGACTGCCGAGTGGGACGAATCCCGGCGTGCCTGAGAGGGGACTGGATATGCTTAGGGCGGTCTGGATGCTGCTGTTGACCGCTGCCTGCGGGGCCTTCGCTCAAGACACCGCAAGTCTCACCATCGCGGACATGGATGCTACACCCGGCCAGTGGCGGAGCAAGTTCACCGGCCACAAAATGGTGGAGGTGGAGCGCGATGGCGCGGAGACGGGGGCATTGCAGCTGGACTTCGACCTGACTGCCGCCCCCCACTACGACTGGGTGCGCGCCGTGGTCTCACCCGGTGTCAAGCTGGAGCCGTACACCCACCTGAGCGTGCGGGTGTGGTCCGATGGCTGCGGGGCCCACGTTGCCCCGATGCTGATTCGCTCGGTGCCCGCGTCCGAGGGGAACCGGTCGGGAGAGGACGTCTACCCGGCGCAGAATCGGGCCATTGTGCTGGCACACCAGGGCTGGAAGCAGTTCAGCATCCCCCTGGGGGCGTTCACGACTGATGGCAAGCTGCCGGACGAGGTGCACCAGTTCAACTTCGCACTGTCGGGCGCCCGAACGCAGGTGAAGGGGCGACTCATGCTTGACGACTTGAGGCTGACGATGCAGCCGGAGGGAGAGATGCTTGAGGAATCGGTGGACTATCCGCCGGCGGATATTGCGATCAAAGATGAGGCGGAGTTTTTTGGGTTGATGGACCTCGACCGGCCGGGACTCGAAGCCGTGCGCGATGCCGTTGCGCGGCAGGATTGGGCGGCTGCGAAGGAGGCATGGGCCGCGCACCTTCAAACACGGACGACGCCGGTCTGGACGTGGTCGCGCAAAGACAAGGCGCGGATTCTGGAGGCATACGAGGCCCGGTTCGGTGGGACGGCGCAGTTCGCTCCCCGCGCCGATCGCGTGCTGGCGCGAGATTTCGACTGGCTCGGGGTCCGCAAGCAGCTTGAGAAGGATGTGGAATGGCTGCAGGGGCCGACGGAATGGACCCACGTGCTCAGCCGACACGGCTACTGGAAGGATCTGGGGTGCGCATACTGGGCAACGGGGGACGAGAAGTACGCGGAAGACTGGGTGTACATGCTCAAGGACTGGATCGCCGACAACCCCGTCCCGCGGATCCTCACCAATTCGCGGGGGACGCGGGGGACCGTGTGGCGCACGCTGGAGACCGGAATCCGCGGGGACTGCTGGTTTGACATGATGGAGCTGTTCATGGATGCGCCGGCCTTCGACGCGGAAGCCCGGTACCTGATGACGCGCTCTCTCGTGGAACATGCCCGGCATCTGCACCGGTACACGGTGGCTCTGCGGATGGGCAACTGGCAGGTGGTGGAGTGCACCGGGCTGGCTGCAATCGGGATCATGCTCCCAGAGTTCCGGGAAGCAGACGGATGGCGCCGGCGTGCCTTTGAGTATCTGGCGTTGCATATGGAGAAGGACGTCTATCCCGACGGAGCACACTCCGAGCTGACGCCGGGATACCATGGCTGGGTGTTAGAACGGTTCCTGAAGGCCGCGCTGCTATGCGAGGCCAACGGGTACGAAGTGCCCGGGTTGCTGGAGCGCCACGAGCGGATGTTCGAGTTCCTCATGCACGTCAGCCGGCCGGACCGCCGCTACTGGGCGCTGGGAGACGCGGGGTCAGGCGGGGGGATCGAGAA is part of the Armatimonadota bacterium genome and harbors:
- a CDS encoding ubiquinone/menaquinone biosynthesis methyltransferase, whose protein sequence is MSKAVQRMFGQIPATYELTNTAMTLGLDRTWRRAAARIAVAHGGSSWLDVCCGTGDMTLELRRQGGNGPVIIGADFALPMLQRGRQRAAGPGTAFVAADATRLPFAKDQFDLVTVSFASRNLNTGREAFRAAWSEMARVLKPGGALVIVETSQPPNRFVRWAYHTFVRLTVPALGRLISGSREAYAYLAHTIPRFLGADEFAAVLGDCGFSDVTFHRMTFGAVAVLVAVK
- a CDS encoding Gfo/Idh/MocA family oxidoreductase; the encoded protein is MVGAGSMANAVHYPSLSSFEDVEIAAVCDLNPERLEQTAEKWGIAGRYQDYRKMVEEVAPDAVYAIGQPEYMFEVWTWCLRQGLNLYIEKPMGITIHQARALATLAEQNGCITQVSFQRRTCPMVVQLRDECLKRGPITHAVCEFYKCAPDPYLAARDHMMDDGVHAIDTLRWMCGGEVTGVQSVTRRVLTPDINFIVATLRFDNGATGVMINSWTSGRRIFRVQMHAPGICAEAEHEGKGFLYADGDTTGVTYDTREVSGSDELFVYGGFQAKNREFIDCLKEKRQPGSHFADAVKTMEVAEMILAQTLTAEWDESRRA
- a CDS encoding alginate lyase family protein, encoding MLRAVWMLLLTAACGAFAQDTASLTIADMDATPGQWRSKFTGHKMVEVERDGAETGALQLDFDLTAAPHYDWVRAVVSPGVKLEPYTHLSVRVWSDGCGAHVAPMLIRSVPASEGNRSGEDVYPAQNRAIVLAHQGWKQFSIPLGAFTTDGKLPDEVHQFNFALSGARTQVKGRLMLDDLRLTMQPEGEMLEESVDYPPADIAIKDEAEFFGLMDLDRPGLEAVRDAVARQDWAAAKEAWAAHLQTRTTPVWTWSRKDKARILEAYEARFGGTAQFAPRADRVLARDFDWLGVRKQLEKDVEWLQGPTEWTHVLSRHGYWKDLGCAYWATGDEKYAEDWVYMLKDWIADNPVPRILTNSRGTRGTVWRTLETGIRGDCWFDMMELFMDAPAFDAEARYLMTRSLVEHARHLHRYTVALRMGNWQVVECTGLAAIGIMLPEFREADGWRRRAFEYLALHMEKDVYPDGAHSELTPGYHGWVLERFLKAALLCEANGYEVPGLLERHERMFEFLMHVSRPDRRYWALGDAGSGGGIENMMGLGALLYGRQDMRFLGSKDIQAGWLWLFPQEQLDQYATIEAREPEFTSAMLPYAKYCVMRTGWEREDRALLFDCAPWGGGHSHQDRLQVLLYAGRDLLIDPGIYSYDQPLSGSYFRKGVAHNILTIDGKEQIQADPELLSWQVTHEFDLAAGRIERDGLSHQRTVVFVKPDFWLVVDHVGGEGAHDLVRQFHLPKGDVETSERGFRTSFPDHNVWVASNSGALEMTEGWIPNSGSTAETAPVAVFRDQATLPATLGTVIVPFTEASELPKVEWVRLEEGALAVTLAWPDGQKDTVAVAQDPGEMHIGEHSGQGRAICVRTGPRSTAAAVLDGLNVAGPR